A portion of the Deinococcus apachensis DSM 19763 genome contains these proteins:
- a CDS encoding FAD-dependent oxidoreductase gives MEFGPQDVCIVGGGPAGLVLALLLARQGIPVSVLEAARDFERSFRGDTLHPAIMELLAGLGLAAPLLRLAHTRAHRARLVRAGGSQVIADFSRLRTPYPYLTVMAQSRFLTFLAAELGRYPHARVVFGARVEGLLEEGGRVSGVRYRQAGELHDLPATLTIGADGRFSKVRDLAGLRLRRLSPGQDVLWFALPRRVGDPDGSIDLHLRGPHCIVMTDHGERWQVGYSIRKGSYAQARAAGVGPIQQAVAGTIPWLAERVQTLTEWRQLHLLAVEVARVRRWWRPGLLLIGDAAHPISPIGGLGINMAVQDAVAAANLLSGPLRAGRLRPRHLARVQRTRAWQIAVLQAQQVIEEREVEGLDGPQPVHVPTLLLRVLHGIPGLQRLPGYITAYGLRPVRLHPRWAVARAQPLDLSS, from the coding sequence ATGGAATTTGGGCCGCAGGACGTGTGCATCGTGGGGGGAGGTCCGGCGGGCCTGGTGCTGGCGCTGCTCCTCGCCCGGCAGGGGATACCGGTGAGCGTGCTGGAGGCCGCGCGGGACTTCGAGCGCAGTTTCCGGGGCGACACCCTGCACCCGGCGATCATGGAACTGCTCGCGGGGTTGGGCCTGGCGGCGCCCCTCCTGCGGCTCGCGCATACCCGCGCGCACCGGGCCCGCCTGGTCCGCGCCGGGGGCAGCCAGGTCATCGCCGACTTCTCCCGGCTGCGAACCCCCTACCCCTACCTGACCGTGATGGCCCAGTCGCGCTTCCTGACCTTTCTGGCCGCCGAACTGGGCCGCTATCCCCATGCCCGGGTGGTGTTCGGCGCCCGGGTCGAGGGTCTGCTGGAGGAGGGCGGCCGGGTGAGCGGCGTCCGCTACCGTCAGGCGGGGGAACTGCACGACCTCCCCGCGACGCTCACCATCGGGGCCGACGGTCGCTTCTCCAAGGTCCGGGACCTGGCGGGGCTGAGGCTGCGCCGCCTCTCGCCCGGGCAGGACGTGCTGTGGTTCGCCCTGCCGCGGCGCGTGGGTGATCCGGACGGCAGCATCGACCTGCACCTGCGCGGGCCGCACTGCATTGTGATGACCGATCACGGCGAACGCTGGCAGGTGGGCTACTCCATCCGCAAGGGGAGCTACGCCCAGGCCCGCGCCGCCGGGGTTGGCCCCATCCAGCAGGCGGTGGCGGGCACGATTCCCTGGCTGGCCGAGCGGGTGCAGACGCTCACCGAGTGGCGGCAACTGCACCTCCTCGCCGTTGAAGTGGCCCGCGTTCGGCGCTGGTGGCGGCCCGGCCTGCTCCTGATCGGTGACGCGGCGCACCCCATCTCGCCCATCGGGGGGCTGGGGATCAACATGGCGGTGCAGGACGCGGTGGCGGCAGCCAACCTGCTCTCGGGACCCCTGCGCGCGGGGCGGCTGCGGCCCCGGCACCTCGCCCGCGTCCAGCGCACCCGGGCGTGGCAGATCGCCGTCCTCCAGGCCCAGCAGGTCATCGAGGAGCGCGAGGTCGAGGGTCTGGACGGCCCCCAGCCCGTTCATGTGCCCACCCTGCTGCTGCGGGTGCTGCACGGCATTCCCGGCCTGCAACGCCTGCCGGGCTATATCACCGCCTACGGGCTGAGGCCGGTGCGGCTGCACCCACGCTGGGCGGTGGCCCGGGCGCAGCCGCTCGACCTCTCCAGCTAA
- the pgi gene encoding glucose-6-phosphate isomerase gives MSAPSRSARPPLTQLPAWQALQAHFEEVRNTQLRDLFAQDPERGERLTAEGAGLYLDYSKNRVTDETLRLLLALAREAGVEARRDAMLAGERINVTENRAVLHTALRAPRGATVNVDGENVVPGVQEVLDRMSAFAEQIRNRTWLGATGRPIRNVVNIGIGGSDLGPVMAYGALKHYADRGLTLRFVSNVDGTDLVEKTRDLDPADTLFIVSSKTFTTQETMANARSARAWLLAGLGSVRDENAAIARHFVAVSTNATEVEKFGIDTATMFGFWDWVGGRYSVDSAIGLSLMVAIGPDGFRDFLAGFHEMDEHFRTAPLEGNLPVLLGVLGVWYRNFFGAQTHAVLPYDQYLAYFPAYLQQLDMESNGKHVTLTGEQVDYDTGPVVWGQPGTNGQHAFYQLIHQGTTLIPCDFLGFCQTLNPLPPHHDLLMANVFAQTEALAFGKTLDEVRAEGVGADLAPHRVFEGNRPTNTILADRLTPRTLGALIALYEHKVFVQGAIWNINSFDQWGVELGKVLAGKIVPELQAEGEPELRHDSSTNALIRRYRARRG, from the coding sequence ATGAGCGCCCCCTCCCGTTCGGCAAGGCCTCCCCTGACCCAGCTTCCCGCCTGGCAGGCGCTGCAGGCGCACTTTGAGGAGGTCCGGAACACCCAATTGCGCGACCTGTTCGCCCAGGACCCAGAGCGGGGGGAGCGGCTGACCGCCGAGGGGGCGGGATTGTATCTCGACTACTCCAAAAACCGGGTGACGGACGAGACGCTGCGGCTGCTCCTGGCACTGGCGCGCGAGGCGGGGGTGGAGGCGCGGCGGGACGCGATGCTCGCGGGCGAGCGCATCAACGTGACCGAGAACAGAGCGGTGCTGCACACGGCCCTGCGCGCTCCCCGTGGGGCAACGGTGAACGTGGACGGCGAGAACGTCGTTCCCGGAGTGCAGGAAGTCCTCGACCGGATGAGCGCCTTTGCCGAGCAGATCAGGAACAGGACCTGGCTCGGCGCGACCGGGAGACCCATCCGCAACGTCGTCAACATCGGCATCGGCGGCTCGGACCTCGGCCCGGTCATGGCGTACGGGGCCCTTAAGCACTATGCCGACCGCGGCCTCACCCTGCGCTTCGTGTCCAATGTGGACGGCACCGATCTGGTCGAGAAGACGCGCGACCTCGACCCTGCCGACACGCTCTTCATCGTCTCCAGCAAGACCTTCACCACTCAGGAGACGATGGCGAACGCCCGCAGCGCCCGCGCGTGGTTGCTTGCTGGGCTCGGGAGCGTGAGGGACGAGAACGCCGCCATTGCCCGCCACTTCGTTGCCGTCAGCACGAATGCCACCGAGGTGGAGAAGTTCGGCATCGACACCGCCACCATGTTCGGCTTCTGGGACTGGGTGGGGGGCCGCTATTCGGTGGACAGCGCCATCGGCCTCTCGCTGATGGTCGCCATCGGGCCCGACGGCTTCCGGGACTTCCTGGCGGGCTTTCACGAGATGGACGAGCATTTCCGCACGGCGCCTCTGGAAGGAAACCTCCCCGTCCTGCTCGGCGTGCTGGGCGTGTGGTACCGCAACTTCTTCGGGGCGCAGACGCACGCCGTCCTGCCCTATGACCAGTACCTCGCCTATTTCCCCGCCTACCTTCAACAGCTCGACATGGAGAGCAACGGCAAACACGTCACCCTGACGGGCGAACAGGTGGACTACGACACCGGCCCGGTGGTCTGGGGACAGCCGGGCACGAACGGGCAGCACGCCTTCTACCAGCTCATCCACCAGGGGACCACGCTGATTCCCTGCGATTTCCTGGGCTTCTGCCAGACGCTCAACCCGCTGCCGCCGCACCACGACCTCCTGATGGCGAACGTGTTCGCGCAGACGGAGGCGCTGGCGTTCGGCAAGACGCTGGACGAGGTGCGGGCGGAAGGCGTGGGCGCCGACCTCGCCCCTCACCGCGTCTTCGAAGGGAACCGCCCGACGAATACGATCCTGGCCGACCGCCTGACGCCGCGCACGCTAGGCGCCCTGATCGCCCTGTACGAGCACAAGGTCTTCGTACAGGGGGCGATCTGGAACATCAATTCCTTCGATCAGTGGGGCGTGGAACTCGGCAAGGTCCTCGCCGGGAAGATCGTGCCCGAGCTTCAGGCGGAGGGGGAGCCGGAGTTACGGCACGACTCCAGCACGAACGCACTCATCCGGCGCTACCGGGCACGGCGCGGGTAA
- the clpS gene encoding ATP-dependent Clp protease adapter ClpS, with protein MTRRDGEGRAVTLERTGTLEQTTTQRPRLYRVLLLNDDYTPMEFVVEVLERYFRKAEQEARLIMLAVHHKGQGVAGVYTRDVAETKVAQVTAHARREGHPLRLVAEPEANE; from the coding sequence ATGACGCGCCGAGACGGCGAAGGCCGCGCGGTAACACTCGAACGGACGGGGACGCTGGAACAGACGACGACCCAGCGCCCACGGCTGTACCGGGTGCTGCTGCTGAACGACGATTACACCCCGATGGAGTTCGTGGTCGAGGTCCTAGAACGCTACTTCCGCAAGGCGGAACAGGAAGCCCGGCTCATCATGCTGGCCGTCCACCACAAGGGGCAGGGTGTGGCGGGCGTGTACACGCGCGACGTGGCCGAGACCAAGGTCGCGCAGGTTACCGCCCACGCCCGGCGGGAAGGCCATCCGCTGCGGCTGGTAGCGGAGCCGGAGGCGAACGAATGA
- a CDS encoding DUF1517 domain-containing protein → MPIFSHRSIRSVLALLVTLALVLAVLTLLGHAAAQSGGGFGGSTGGGGSSGGGGGSFGGGSSGGGYSGGGYSGGGYSGPIIIGGGGYGGGYYGGGGGGFGLIGLLVFGLVVFSVVGFMRRSLGGGGGAARGLGGLGTLNGTAQAVSVQLLLAEGDEVKRDLQRVARSGDPDTNEGLARMLQEAALVVLRHPERWAYGNVERAQGAASAADAQVGAWATGARAAFTEQTTSNYQNRDVNTGFEHRTDYTFQKDVGDLYLAVTIAVAAHTLATLPPAGVTTADEARAALMAISSLNPGDLIRAEVVWSPDAEGEFLSEDEAITKYPKLTKL, encoded by the coding sequence ATGCCGATCTTTTCGCACAGGTCCATTCGGAGTGTTCTGGCGCTCCTCGTCACGCTGGCGCTCGTGCTCGCCGTGCTGACCTTGCTGGGCCACGCCGCCGCACAGTCGGGGGGCGGCTTCGGCGGCAGCACGGGGGGTGGGGGCTCGTCCGGCGGGGGTGGCGGGAGCTTCGGCGGTGGGTCCTCCGGGGGCGGCTACAGCGGCGGCGGGTACTCGGGCGGGGGGTACAGCGGCCCGATCATCATCGGTGGGGGCGGGTACGGCGGCGGTTATTACGGCGGTGGGGGCGGCGGCTTCGGCCTCATCGGGCTGCTCGTGTTCGGCCTGGTCGTCTTCAGCGTGGTGGGCTTCATGCGCCGCAGCCTGGGCGGGGGAGGGGGCGCGGCCCGCGGGCTGGGCGGCCTGGGCACCCTGAACGGGACCGCGCAGGCGGTGAGCGTGCAGCTCCTGCTCGCCGAGGGGGACGAGGTCAAGCGCGACCTTCAGCGGGTGGCCCGCTCCGGCGACCCCGATACGAACGAGGGGCTCGCCCGCATGCTTCAGGAGGCGGCGCTCGTAGTGCTGCGCCATCCCGAGCGCTGGGCCTACGGCAACGTCGAACGGGCCCAGGGAGCGGCGAGCGCGGCCGACGCCCAGGTCGGTGCCTGGGCCACCGGGGCCCGCGCCGCCTTTACCGAGCAAACCACGAGCAACTACCAGAACCGCGACGTGAACACCGGCTTCGAGCACCGCACCGACTACACCTTCCAGAAGGACGTGGGCGACCTGTACCTCGCCGTGACCATCGCGGTCGCCGCCCACACCCTCGCCACCCTGCCCCCGGCGGGTGTGACCACCGCCGACGAGGCCCGGGCCGCCCTGATGGCGATCAGCTCGCTGAATCCCGGCGACCTGATCCGCGCCGAGGTCGTCTGGAGTCCCGACGCCGAGGGCGAATTCCTCAGCGAGGACGAGGCGATTACGAAGTACCCGAAGTTGACGAAGCTGTAA
- a CDS encoding AAA family ATPase, with amino-acid sequence MIGDHLQVTIGRAADYAREAGHEYVTLEHLLLALTHDPEAREALLAVGADVERLRDDLQDLLDDFEVVEDAQPDFTLGVHRVVQGAVLQLHASGKGNEQADGARVLAELLEEEDSPARAALEAQGVTRLDVLAYVSHGAAKVAGRERERRVAGVDGEPEGNAPAEQNPLEAYATDLTAQARAGEFDPVIGREAELTRVVHILARRAKNNPVLVGEPGVGKTALAEGLAQRVADGKAPGFLRGASVYALDLGALLAGTRYRGDFEQRLKAVLAALDGQNAVLFIDELHTLVGAGATEGGSVDAANLLKPALARGKLRVLGATTPAELRHLERDRALWRRFQTVEVPEPSEEDALAILRGLAPGYAAHHGVKYSDPALDAAVRLSARHLRDRFLPDKAIDVIDEAGAARSSAGMGGEITETDIESTVARMARVPVGAVKAEEVQSLATLEADLKARVFGQDAAVEAVASAVKLARAGLRDPLKPQGAFLFAGPTGVGKTELARALADRLGVELLRFDMSEYQEAHTVARLIGAPPGYVGFDQGGLLTDAVAKNPHAVLLLDEIEKAHPDVYNLFLQLMDHGTLTDHTGKKVDGRGLILTFTTNAGAADASRPALGFSREGRAGDEAEAVKRTFTPEFRNRLDAVIHFRPLSPAVMSSVVDKFLQQLEVQLAERQVTLTVTPAAQALLAKLGYDPQMGARPLARVIEERVKRPLADELLFGRLKDGGQVTVEAEEDTFRFETGTLAAN; translated from the coding sequence ATGATCGGGGATCATCTTCAGGTCACCATCGGGCGGGCGGCGGATTACGCCCGTGAGGCCGGGCACGAGTACGTGACCCTCGAACATCTCCTTCTGGCCCTGACCCATGACCCGGAGGCGCGCGAGGCGCTGCTGGCAGTGGGCGCGGACGTGGAGCGGCTGCGCGACGACCTCCAGGACCTGCTGGACGACTTCGAGGTGGTGGAGGACGCCCAGCCCGACTTCACCCTCGGGGTTCACCGGGTCGTGCAGGGCGCCGTGCTGCAACTGCACGCGAGCGGCAAGGGAAACGAGCAGGCCGACGGCGCCCGCGTCCTCGCCGAGCTGCTGGAGGAGGAGGACTCGCCCGCCCGCGCGGCGTTGGAGGCCCAGGGCGTGACGCGGCTGGATGTGCTGGCCTACGTGTCGCACGGCGCGGCGAAGGTGGCAGGCCGCGAGCGGGAGCGGCGGGTGGCGGGCGTGGACGGTGAGCCGGAGGGGAACGCCCCCGCCGAGCAGAACCCGCTGGAGGCTTACGCGACGGACCTCACCGCGCAGGCGAGGGCCGGGGAGTTCGATCCGGTCATCGGGCGCGAGGCCGAGCTGACGCGGGTCGTCCATATCCTCGCGCGGCGGGCCAAGAACAACCCTGTTCTCGTCGGCGAGCCGGGCGTTGGCAAGACGGCGCTGGCGGAAGGGCTCGCGCAGCGGGTGGCGGACGGGAAGGCGCCGGGGTTCCTGCGCGGGGCCTCCGTCTACGCCCTCGACCTGGGCGCCCTCCTTGCCGGAACGCGCTACCGGGGCGACTTCGAGCAGCGGCTCAAGGCCGTCCTCGCTGCGCTGGACGGGCAGAACGCCGTGCTGTTTATCGACGAGCTGCACACGCTGGTCGGGGCCGGGGCGACCGAGGGGGGCAGCGTGGACGCGGCCAACCTCCTCAAACCGGCGCTCGCACGCGGCAAGCTGCGGGTGCTGGGCGCGACCACTCCCGCCGAGTTGCGCCACCTCGAACGCGACCGGGCGCTGTGGCGCCGCTTCCAGACTGTGGAGGTGCCCGAGCCGTCCGAGGAGGACGCCCTCGCCATCCTGCGGGGCCTCGCGCCGGGGTACGCCGCGCACCACGGGGTCAAGTACTCGGACCCGGCGCTCGACGCCGCCGTGCGCCTCTCGGCCCGGCACCTGCGCGACCGCTTCCTGCCCGACAAGGCCATCGACGTGATCGACGAGGCGGGGGCCGCGCGCTCCTCGGCCGGGATGGGCGGCGAGATCACGGAGACGGACATCGAGTCGACCGTCGCCCGCATGGCCCGAGTGCCTGTTGGCGCCGTGAAGGCGGAGGAGGTGCAGTCGCTCGCCACGCTGGAGGCAGACCTGAAGGCGCGGGTGTTCGGGCAGGACGCTGCCGTTGAAGCGGTGGCGAGCGCCGTCAAGCTCGCGCGGGCGGGGCTGCGCGATCCCCTCAAGCCGCAGGGCGCCTTCCTCTTCGCCGGGCCGACCGGGGTGGGCAAGACCGAACTGGCCCGCGCGCTGGCCGACCGGCTGGGCGTGGAATTGCTGCGCTTCGACATGAGCGAGTACCAGGAGGCGCACACGGTTGCGCGGCTGATCGGCGCCCCTCCCGGCTACGTGGGCTTTGACCAGGGCGGCCTGCTGACGGACGCGGTGGCGAAGAACCCTCACGCCGTCCTCCTCCTCGACGAGATCGAGAAGGCACACCCGGACGTGTACAACCTCTTCCTGCAACTCATGGACCACGGCACGCTGACCGACCACACCGGCAAGAAGGTGGACGGGCGCGGCCTGATCCTGACCTTCACCACGAACGCCGGGGCCGCCGACGCCTCACGCCCGGCTCTCGGCTTCTCCCGGGAGGGCCGCGCGGGCGATGAGGCCGAGGCGGTCAAGCGCACCTTCACGCCGGAGTTCCGCAACCGGCTGGACGCGGTGATTCACTTCCGGCCCCTCTCGCCCGCGGTCATGTCGAGCGTGGTGGACAAGTTCCTGCAGCAACTGGAGGTGCAACTGGCCGAGCGGCAGGTGACGCTGACCGTCACGCCCGCCGCCCAGGCCCTCCTCGCCAAACTGGGATACGACCCGCAGATGGGTGCCCGGCCCCTCGCCCGCGTGATCGAGGAGCGGGTCAAGCGCCCCCTGGCCGACGAGCTGCTGTTCGGGCGGCTCAAGGATGGCGGACAGGTGACGGTGGAGGCGGAGGAAGACACCTTCCGGTTTGAGACGGGCACGCTGGCCGCGAACTGA